A single Thunnus thynnus chromosome 6, fThuThy2.1, whole genome shotgun sequence DNA region contains:
- the cox4i2 gene encoding cytochrome c oxidase subunit 4 isoform 2, mitochondrial yields the protein MLRLTAGRVRSLLAGRATAAFSTSSARMASHDHEVAESVDMSKPLYWDRLDTPLPDRPYKEDLTAADKSLKQKEKGPWGQLTKEEKIALYRLMFCQTYSEMKQPSSEWKTVFGGIFIFLGFTGLVVWWQALYVYPPRPRTFDDEWKAKQLKRMLDMRVNPIEGFSAKWDYEKGQWK from the exons ATGCTCCGTTTGACTGCAGGACGCGTGAGAAGCCTCCTGGCCGGGCGCGCGACAGCCGCCTTCTCCACCAGCAGCGCGAGGATGGCGAGCCACGATCACG AGGTGGCAGAGTCAGTGGACATGTCTAAGCCATTGTACTGGGACCGTCTGGATACACCTCTGCCTGACAGACCCTACAAAGAAGACCTGACCGCTGCTGACAAGAGCCTGAAACAGAAGGAGAAGGGACCCTGGGGCCAGCTTACTAAAGAGGAGAAGATTGCCT TGTATCGGCTAATGTTCTGCCAGACCTACTCAGAGATGAAGCAGCCGTCGTCAGAGTGGAAGACTGTCTTTGGGGGTATCTTCATCTTTTTGGGGTTTACTGGCCTGGTGGTCTGGTGGCAGGCGCTCTATG TCTATCCTCCGCGTCCCAGGACCTTTGATGACGAGTGGAAAGCCAAACAGCTAAAGAGGATGTTGGACATGAGGGTCAACCCCATCGAGGGCTTTTCCGCCAAGTGGGATTATGAGAAGGGCCAGTGGAAGTAA